A genomic stretch from Terriglobus sp. RCC_193 includes:
- a CDS encoding DUF3300 domain-containing protein yields the protein MRHPAFVVPPLIVSLCTLQTMSALAPTLSYAQTATAPAQTQTTTMPTQDQLRTLLSPIALYPDQLLSQICNAASDPQQIVNVDNWIHQQKGLTGEALSNAAQQQNFDPAFIALVNFPQVLDQMAQHVNDYAQIGYAYQANQKMVQDTIQSLRKQAQKAGNLKTNAQQKVVVESTSGQQTIVIEPANPQVVYVPQYNPTVVYAAPPPGPSTGAVVATAVISFGAGIALGAWMNNSYPWGWGGWGWSWGHPPPPRPMPPPHWGPPGPGPGPRPYGPPNGGGGRYPPNGGGGRPPNGGGAQNRYGGVQSPQRGGGNTPQGMSHSGYQQPHNNMGGAFHPGNGASTRQAQSRGTRSFGGFSGGGGRRGGGRR from the coding sequence ATGCGACACCCCGCCTTCGTGGTCCCGCCACTGATCGTGTCCCTTTGCACGCTTCAGACGATGAGCGCCCTCGCGCCGACTCTTTCTTATGCGCAGACAGCAACCGCCCCGGCACAAACGCAGACAACAACAATGCCGACGCAGGATCAACTGCGTACACTGCTGTCGCCGATAGCGCTGTATCCGGATCAGTTGCTTTCGCAGATCTGCAATGCCGCCAGCGATCCGCAGCAGATCGTCAACGTGGACAATTGGATCCATCAACAGAAGGGTTTGACAGGGGAAGCGCTGAGCAACGCGGCGCAGCAGCAGAACTTCGATCCCGCATTCATTGCCCTGGTGAATTTTCCGCAGGTGCTCGATCAAATGGCGCAGCATGTCAATGACTATGCGCAGATTGGGTACGCCTACCAGGCAAATCAGAAGATGGTGCAGGACACCATCCAGTCCCTCCGCAAACAGGCACAGAAGGCCGGCAACCTGAAGACGAATGCGCAGCAGAAAGTGGTGGTGGAAAGCACCTCTGGACAGCAGACGATCGTCATCGAACCGGCCAATCCTCAGGTTGTGTATGTGCCGCAATACAATCCGACCGTTGTTTACGCGGCACCTCCTCCGGGACCCAGCACGGGAGCGGTGGTCGCTACAGCGGTCATTAGCTTCGGAGCAGGCATCGCCCTCGGCGCATGGATGAACAATAGCTATCCCTGGGGATGGGGCGGATGGGGCTGGTCGTGGGGACACCCTCCACCGCCTCGGCCGATGCCCCCTCCGCACTGGGGGCCTCCGGGACCTGGTCCAGGGCCCCGTCCATATGGCCCTCCCAACGGTGGTGGCGGTAGGTATCCACCGAATGGCGGCGGTGGTCGTCCCCCGAACGGTGGTGGGGCACAGAATCGCTACGGTGGCGTGCAGAGTCCCCAGCGCGGGGGCGGCAACACCCCTCAGGGGATGTCACATTCTGGCTATCAGCAGCCTCACAACAATATGGGTGGGGCATTCCACCCCGGCAACGGCGCATCAACACGTCAGGCCCAGTCACGTGGAACCCGCAGTTTCGGAGGATTCAGTGGTGGCGGCGGACGGCGCGGCGGAGGTCGCAGATGA
- a CDS encoding DUF2950 domain-containing protein: MNMYHNTSLASRAAKVAITAALAIPFSMMAQDHEKTFPSPQAATDAVVLALRANDTKALTEVLGPEGRDLLNSGDAGSDKADLQAFLEAYDNHHELMEGPGGIRILTVGPTRWPAPIPLRKAASGWYFDSAAGKQNLLYRRVGRNEFDAMQASLQLVKLQRSYALTAHDGVPAGAYAAHFWSRPGFHDGLYWDAQGNDAESPAGPLLAAASDQGYGIVHPKGSKLVPYGGYYYKILTAQGPHAPGGARNYFTNGALTKGFAILAYPAGYKSSGVMTFMTDSHGRTYEKDLGADTSKIAPNITSFDPDPSWNLVEP; encoded by the coding sequence ATGAACATGTATCACAACACTTCCCTGGCCTCACGAGCCGCCAAAGTTGCCATCACGGCTGCTTTGGCTATCCCCTTCTCCATGATGGCGCAGGATCATGAAAAGACGTTCCCATCACCGCAGGCTGCAACCGATGCGGTCGTGCTCGCTCTCAGGGCAAACGACACGAAAGCGCTCACGGAAGTGCTGGGCCCCGAAGGGCGTGACCTACTGAACTCGGGCGATGCCGGATCGGACAAGGCTGACTTACAAGCCTTTTTGGAGGCCTATGACAACCATCATGAACTGATGGAGGGGCCGGGAGGTATTCGGATTCTCACAGTTGGCCCTACCCGCTGGCCCGCTCCCATCCCTCTTCGAAAAGCCGCTTCGGGGTGGTATTTCGATTCCGCGGCCGGAAAGCAGAACCTGCTATACCGCCGCGTGGGGCGCAATGAGTTCGACGCGATGCAGGCTTCTCTGCAACTGGTAAAACTGCAGCGTTCCTACGCCTTGACGGCGCATGATGGAGTACCGGCCGGCGCCTATGCAGCCCACTTCTGGAGTCGCCCGGGCTTCCATGACGGCCTCTACTGGGACGCGCAGGGCAATGATGCCGAAAGCCCGGCAGGGCCACTACTGGCTGCTGCTTCCGATCAAGGTTACGGCATTGTTCACCCAAAGGGCTCCAAACTGGTGCCCTATGGAGGCTACTACTACAAAATTCTCACCGCCCAAGGGCCCCATGCTCCGGGAGGTGCGCGCAATTACTTCACCAATGGCGCACTTACGAAAGGGTTTGCCATTCTGGCTTATCCGGCAGGATATAAGTCCAGCGGTGTGATGACATTCATGACCGACTCTCACGGTCGTACCTACGAGAAGGATCTTGGCGCAGATACCTCTAAGATTGCTCCCAACATAACAAGCTTCGATCCAGATCCATCGTGGAACCTGGTGGAACCGTAA
- a CDS encoding TIM-barrel domain-containing protein, with product MLSLRLSTVIMTVTALLPFGAVGQNSIQLSSSGIVFHAERPGARFSIDSNGSTTILASPTAGILINGSPLTLTDTCKASPCILHGKTAAGEEAALTIRVEPHHIALTLHPAHDGAEVRFVTFGASPAYGLADHAVEQKQFSTLENKQFNTDVTGFKDDIFLSGQGLTRLVSNFIIYPKQGFAEVLIDPYRKIVHTNSNEIVQGVEHSHGDVRMHYFFGDPHAIYAEYLASRNAAGYRVVTPKYAAFGVGWEAFGALGWDTNQKTDTESIDRYLKDGFPLRWIVVGSGFWPAQPESMHETTSFGYWDKEKYPDPRGMFQHFKDEGLVSMLGLRITFITTGPYAEEGVKHGYFLKDAGGKVESFTGGWPKMPYYLLDAHNPAALDWYMALVKKWQNYGVSGWKEDFYGYGKYPLRDDKVDPTNDRLMAQGQLIIERNGYLSSNGDLHRINDFNYNQDQDRGPVNALALAYAGFPLVYPDIVGGTFGESHFNTQRTPQMETYMMRNAMWAALHSSMGMGEPPWSFRPEVANVMRKAAQLHDRISPYLFQYGRQFAIDGYPWTMTPLPIAYPKDSAVYGHENATDRRYEWLIGEALLAAPLYGNDYATATTRDIYLPVGEWMDFETGTIYQGNQVLRGFALPVEKIPLFVGGTGITLEKENQNVVACIYPVAPKGSVTLSLPDDRRPIHVTIAASLKGARNVVVKDHTGKETPVRKVGFAYRFHPAAGESYTVTLH from the coding sequence TTGCTTTCTCTTCGCCTCTCGACTGTCATCATGACTGTCACCGCTCTGCTCCCATTCGGCGCCGTTGGCCAGAACAGTATTCAGCTTTCTTCATCCGGCATTGTTTTTCATGCAGAGAGACCCGGCGCTCGCTTTTCTATAGACAGCAATGGCAGCACAACAATCCTTGCTTCGCCCACCGCAGGTATTTTGATCAACGGGAGTCCGTTGACACTGACGGACACGTGCAAAGCATCGCCATGCATCCTGCATGGCAAGACTGCTGCAGGCGAAGAAGCGGCTCTCACCATCCGCGTTGAGCCACATCACATTGCACTTACCCTGCATCCTGCACATGATGGAGCGGAAGTACGATTTGTTACGTTTGGCGCATCTCCCGCATACGGTTTGGCGGATCATGCCGTGGAGCAGAAACAGTTCTCCACGCTGGAAAACAAGCAGTTCAATACCGATGTGACGGGATTTAAGGACGATATCTTCCTGTCTGGTCAGGGCCTTACGCGGCTCGTCAGTAACTTCATCATCTATCCGAAGCAGGGATTTGCGGAAGTATTGATCGATCCGTATCGGAAGATTGTTCACACTAATAGCAACGAAATTGTGCAGGGCGTGGAACACTCCCATGGCGATGTTCGCATGCATTATTTCTTCGGCGATCCGCATGCAATTTATGCGGAGTATCTGGCTTCCCGGAATGCTGCCGGATACCGTGTAGTGACTCCAAAGTATGCAGCGTTCGGCGTGGGATGGGAAGCGTTTGGCGCACTTGGCTGGGATACGAACCAGAAGACCGACACGGAGAGCATCGACCGCTACTTAAAGGATGGATTTCCTCTTCGCTGGATTGTGGTGGGTTCCGGCTTCTGGCCAGCACAGCCTGAATCGATGCATGAAACAACATCCTTCGGTTACTGGGACAAGGAAAAGTATCCCGACCCGCGCGGCATGTTTCAGCACTTCAAAGACGAGGGCCTTGTCTCTATGCTTGGCCTTCGTATTACCTTCATCACGACCGGTCCCTACGCAGAAGAAGGCGTAAAGCACGGCTACTTCCTGAAAGATGCCGGCGGCAAGGTTGAGTCCTTTACTGGCGGGTGGCCTAAGATGCCTTACTACCTTCTGGATGCGCACAATCCCGCTGCGCTGGACTGGTACATGGCTCTGGTAAAGAAGTGGCAAAACTATGGCGTGAGCGGGTGGAAAGAAGATTTTTACGGTTACGGAAAATATCCCCTGCGTGATGACAAGGTGGATCCGACAAACGATCGCCTGATGGCTCAGGGCCAGCTCATCATTGAACGCAATGGTTATCTTTCTTCGAACGGTGATCTACACCGTATCAATGACTTCAATTACAACCAGGATCAGGATCGTGGTCCGGTCAATGCACTTGCGCTTGCCTACGCAGGCTTTCCGCTGGTCTATCCGGATATCGTTGGCGGAACATTTGGGGAAAGCCACTTCAATACGCAACGAACGCCACAGATGGAAACCTACATGATGCGCAATGCCATGTGGGCCGCCCTGCACAGCAGCATGGGCATGGGCGAACCACCGTGGAGCTTTCGCCCCGAAGTGGCCAATGTGATGCGCAAGGCTGCACAACTGCATGATCGTATCTCGCCATATTTATTCCAGTACGGACGGCAGTTTGCAATCGATGGCTATCCGTGGACGATGACTCCTTTGCCCATTGCCTATCCGAAGGACAGCGCTGTGTACGGACACGAGAATGCGACTGATCGACGCTACGAGTGGTTGATTGGCGAAGCACTTCTGGCAGCACCGCTGTATGGCAACGACTACGCAACCGCAACCACACGGGATATTTACCTGCCGGTCGGTGAGTGGATGGATTTTGAAACGGGAACCATCTATCAAGGCAATCAGGTATTGCGCGGCTTCGCACTGCCGGTAGAGAAGATCCCCCTATTCGTCGGAGGCACCGGAATCACGCTGGAAAAAGAGAACCAGAACGTCGTCGCATGTATCTATCCTGTCGCCCCCAAAGGCTCGGTCACGCTGTCATTACCAGATGACCGTCGTCCGATTCACGTAACGATCGCTGCCTCGCTTAAGGGAGCGCGCAACGTTGTGGTGAAGGATCACACAGGAAAAGAAACTCCGGTGAGAAAAGTAGGATTCGCGTATCGATTCCACCCTGCTGCGGGCGAGTCCTACACGGTTACTCTTCACTGA
- a CDS encoding ATP-binding protein — translation MEEVARPQASYSSNAIRQPHIPVGYGPFDELMPSNYPLGYMPALTCARIEDCMGSAKVYSSHQSFVPWSLKQTSPGFHKLANRSSIYSQNAHDPVRKGVDAFARLHNCEHVAWLYLLDGGRLAPVYPSSPKSVLLRFLNDSFDDLRGLLEKASLRIPAFWQRKEAASSVATSKTAAINSLMMFPHSQDGFGQTVLILASRRHEIARSADCVAQANLLLDLMVHAEQERRSAEMVRSSTYVAELLLSSVPFPMAMLESSGRFLSVNAHFQNALGYSQQEFDAMQYNDLTAWHPGAALHKKGSYRSAGGPQDQMLTRKDGSTLLANVVVTTMEGLGSRQLIALKTMSGPERGERELEQRKREIRVLTAQLLRSQEDERKRLSRELHDDIGQRLSLVTSQIALLSDDPLQPLPGTYSGQLKHIRDELDTLCTDLHEMSHNLHSCKLQHLGLGPAIKAMCRDFERPAFHVDLHIDEFADPVAEDIALCIYRVAQEALNNALHHANAEKVCVIVTRLGATYYMSIQDTGSGFDTGVAKTGLGLISMTERVKLLNGEFRIHSLKGRGTEIWASIPDGSHTKTDFGRMV, via the coding sequence ATGGAAGAAGTGGCACGACCGCAAGCGTCCTACTCCAGCAATGCTATCCGACAGCCCCACATTCCTGTCGGATACGGACCTTTTGATGAACTGATGCCCTCTAACTATCCCCTGGGTTATATGCCCGCATTGACTTGTGCTCGAATCGAGGATTGTATGGGGTCTGCAAAGGTATATTCCAGTCATCAATCGTTTGTTCCATGGTCACTGAAGCAAACAAGCCCTGGATTTCATAAGTTAGCTAACCGCTCATCGATTTACAGTCAGAATGCGCATGACCCGGTTCGAAAAGGCGTCGACGCATTCGCTCGTCTTCACAACTGCGAGCACGTAGCGTGGTTGTATCTTCTGGATGGCGGTCGCCTTGCACCGGTGTACCCGTCCTCGCCGAAGTCTGTTTTATTACGTTTTTTGAATGACAGCTTCGACGATCTGCGTGGCCTTCTGGAAAAGGCCAGCTTGAGAATTCCAGCGTTTTGGCAGCGTAAGGAGGCAGCATCATCCGTTGCCACTTCTAAGACTGCGGCTATCAACTCGCTGATGATGTTCCCACACAGCCAGGACGGCTTTGGTCAGACAGTTCTGATCCTCGCCAGTCGTCGCCATGAGATCGCGCGGTCGGCTGACTGTGTTGCGCAGGCCAACCTATTGCTTGACCTTATGGTTCATGCGGAACAGGAGCGCCGATCGGCGGAGATGGTGCGTTCCTCGACCTATGTCGCGGAATTGCTACTCTCGTCTGTTCCATTTCCAATGGCGATGCTGGAGTCCTCCGGACGATTTCTTTCTGTAAATGCGCATTTTCAAAATGCCCTGGGGTATTCGCAGCAGGAATTCGATGCCATGCAGTACAACGACCTCACCGCATGGCATCCAGGGGCTGCCTTGCATAAGAAGGGAAGCTATCGTTCCGCAGGTGGTCCTCAGGACCAGATGCTGACTCGGAAAGATGGCTCTACCCTGTTAGCAAATGTCGTTGTTACGACTATGGAAGGACTTGGAAGCCGACAGCTTATTGCGCTGAAAACAATGTCCGGGCCAGAGCGTGGGGAAAGGGAATTGGAGCAGCGTAAGCGTGAGATACGTGTCCTTACGGCCCAGTTGCTTCGTTCGCAGGAAGATGAGCGGAAACGTCTGTCGCGTGAACTGCATGATGATATCGGGCAGCGGCTTTCATTGGTGACCAGCCAGATCGCCCTGCTGTCAGACGATCCGTTGCAGCCGCTTCCAGGTACGTACTCAGGACAGTTAAAGCATATTCGCGACGAACTGGATACTCTCTGCACGGACCTGCATGAGATGTCGCATAATCTTCATTCCTGTAAATTGCAGCATCTTGGCTTAGGGCCAGCGATAAAGGCAATGTGCAGAGATTTTGAGCGCCCTGCCTTTCATGTAGATCTGCATATTGATGAGTTCGCCGATCCGGTAGCAGAGGATATTGCTCTCTGCATCTACCGCGTAGCGCAGGAGGCACTGAATAATGCACTCCATCACGCCAACGCGGAAAAAGTCTGTGTCATTGTCACCAGGCTGGGGGCAACGTATTACATGTCCATCCAGGATACGGGGAGCGGATTTGACACGGGAGTCGCTAAGACCGGACTCGGATTGATCAGTATGACGGAAAGGGTCAAGCTGCTGAACGGAGAGTTTCGAATCCATTCCTTAAAAGGACGTGGCACCGAAATATGGGCCTCCATTCCCGACGGATCTCATACGAAAACCGATTTCGGACGGATGGTGTAG
- a CDS encoding response regulator transcription factor encodes MQEILHRATLLCADDDASVIIRLRAMLSDTYNIVATASDGEDALKQALQLRPDVAILDISMPRMDGMTVARYMRKAECPTKIIFLTLIQDEDYVAIARTIGNGYVLKKKLASDLVPALQSAVRGEFYCSL; translated from the coding sequence GTGCAAGAAATTTTGCATCGAGCGACGTTGCTGTGTGCGGATGATGACGCAAGCGTGATCATCCGCCTGCGCGCCATGCTGTCGGACACATACAACATCGTGGCAACGGCCAGTGACGGAGAAGACGCGTTGAAACAGGCGCTTCAGCTTCGTCCCGACGTTGCCATCCTGGATATCTCCATGCCTCGGATGGACGGCATGACAGTAGCGCGATATATGCGAAAAGCAGAATGTCCTACAAAAATTATCTTTCTGACGCTCATTCAGGATGAGGACTACGTAGCCATCGCCAGGACGATCGGCAATGGATATGTTCTGAAGAAAAAACTGGCCAGCGATTTAGTTCCAGCGCTACAGTCGGCTGTCCGTGGTGAATTTTATTGTTCTCTATAA
- a CDS encoding FAD-dependent oxidoreductase: MHELKDTIGSTGASTMAGPRTLRQQSMDADFVVVGGGLSGVCAAITAARQGVRTILVQDRPVLGGNASSEVRLWVLGATSHMGNNNRWAREGGVIDELLVENMWRNPEGNAIVLDSILLEWTLRESNITLLLNTAVDSAETRHEDGRILGVSAFCSQNQIRYNITAPLFCDASGDGILGFLAGAAFRVGAESRAEFGELLAPETEDHSLLGHSLYFYTRDTGRPVKYVPPAFALKDITAIPRFRELRVTDSGCRLWWLEYGGARDTVYETEEIKYELWKVAYGVWNYIKNSGEFPEAETLTLEWMGTIPGKRESRRFEGDYMLTQQDVIEQRHHDDAVSFGGWAVDLHPPDGVYSSQPGCTQWHSKGVYTIPYRTMYSRNVPNLFLTGRILSASHIAFGSTRVMATCAHNAQAVGMAAALCKKEQLLPRDLIEPAHMQCLQQALLAHGQHIPGLRLQDPNDKVRSANITASSTLRLAELAPSGEWEILSQSVALLMPLTVGVVPRFTLSVRAKVTTQLHCELWIGSREGNTTPDVKLDAMILALNQGEQDGVIAFSATMPQAAHVFVVLHGNEDVSVALSTEQVTGILTLAQKMNKAVAKSTVQSPPEGVGVDTFAFWLPTRRPHARNLAMRFEPALNLFDPENVRNGIARPWSSVNAWLPAKNDSKSTLKLTWDKPQSICEIVIGFDTDFDHPMESVLMGHPERVMPACVTAFEVRAGDIVLTHVEENHQTRYTLNLAELITTDELTLTILGHGDAIPAIFEIRCY; encoded by the coding sequence ATGCATGAACTGAAAGACACGATTGGCTCGACTGGAGCCAGCACGATGGCTGGACCGAGGACATTGCGCCAGCAGAGCATGGACGCTGATTTCGTCGTGGTTGGCGGGGGACTCTCCGGCGTCTGCGCTGCCATTACCGCAGCGCGGCAGGGTGTGCGGACGATCCTGGTACAGGATCGCCCGGTGCTTGGCGGGAACGCATCCAGCGAAGTTCGGCTGTGGGTTCTGGGAGCAACTTCCCACATGGGCAATAACAATCGCTGGGCACGCGAAGGCGGCGTGATTGATGAGTTGTTGGTGGAAAACATGTGGCGCAACCCGGAAGGGAATGCCATTGTGCTTGACTCCATTCTGCTGGAATGGACGCTGCGCGAATCCAACATCACACTGCTGCTCAATACGGCAGTGGATTCCGCAGAGACCAGGCACGAAGACGGTCGCATTCTTGGTGTGAGCGCATTCTGTAGTCAGAATCAGATTCGTTACAACATCACAGCGCCGCTGTTCTGCGATGCATCAGGTGATGGCATCCTTGGATTTCTTGCAGGTGCAGCGTTCCGCGTGGGTGCGGAATCACGCGCGGAGTTTGGTGAATTGCTGGCTCCTGAAACAGAGGATCACTCTCTGCTTGGGCATTCGCTTTATTTCTACACACGTGACACTGGTAGGCCAGTGAAGTACGTGCCCCCGGCCTTCGCGTTGAAAGACATCACAGCGATACCGCGTTTCCGTGAGCTGCGCGTGACGGATTCCGGATGCCGTCTGTGGTGGCTGGAATATGGTGGCGCTCGCGACACCGTGTATGAAACGGAAGAGATTAAGTACGAGCTATGGAAGGTGGCCTATGGCGTCTGGAATTACATCAAGAATTCCGGTGAATTTCCGGAAGCAGAGACGCTAACGCTGGAGTGGATGGGAACGATTCCCGGTAAGCGTGAAAGCCGCCGCTTTGAAGGCGATTACATGCTGACGCAGCAGGATGTGATTGAACAGCGTCATCATGACGATGCTGTCAGTTTCGGCGGATGGGCCGTTGATCTGCATCCTCCGGATGGTGTCTATAGTTCGCAACCCGGTTGCACGCAGTGGCACAGCAAAGGCGTCTACACGATTCCGTATCGCACAATGTATAGCCGCAATGTGCCAAATCTATTTCTCACAGGCAGAATCCTTTCGGCATCGCACATCGCGTTCGGTTCCACACGGGTGATGGCCACGTGCGCTCACAATGCGCAAGCAGTGGGCATGGCGGCGGCATTGTGCAAGAAAGAACAACTTCTGCCGCGCGATCTGATAGAACCAGCGCATATGCAATGCCTGCAGCAGGCTCTGCTTGCGCATGGGCAACACATTCCCGGCCTGCGATTGCAGGACCCAAACGATAAAGTGCGAAGCGCAAACATCACCGCCAGTTCCACACTGCGGCTTGCCGAATTGGCGCCTTCTGGAGAATGGGAGATACTTTCGCAATCGGTGGCTCTACTGATGCCATTGACTGTTGGGGTGGTGCCACGATTTACGTTATCTGTGCGCGCAAAGGTGACGACACAGTTGCATTGTGAGTTGTGGATCGGCAGCCGCGAAGGCAACACGACTCCTGATGTGAAGCTGGATGCAATGATCCTCGCATTAAACCAGGGCGAGCAGGATGGAGTGATTGCATTCTCCGCAACCATGCCGCAAGCGGCTCATGTGTTTGTTGTGCTGCATGGCAATGAAGATGTATCTGTTGCTTTGAGCACCGAACAGGTGACGGGCATTCTGACACTTGCGCAGAAGATGAACAAGGCCGTTGCGAAGAGCACGGTGCAGTCACCACCGGAAGGCGTCGGGGTCGATACTTTTGCGTTCTGGCTTCCCACACGCAGACCGCACGCACGCAATCTGGCAATGCGATTTGAACCAGCGCTTAACCTCTTTGACCCGGAGAATGTGCGCAACGGAATTGCGCGTCCATGGAGCAGCGTGAATGCGTGGCTGCCCGCGAAGAACGACAGCAAGTCCACGTTGAAACTAACCTGGGATAAACCTCAAAGCATCTGTGAAATTGTGATCGGGTTCGATACGGACTTTGATCATCCCATGGAGTCAGTTCTGATGGGGCATCCGGAACGTGTGATGCCAGCATGTGTCACCGCATTTGAAGTTCGTGCGGGAGATATCGTGCTGACACATGTGGAAGAGAATCATCAAACACGCTACACGTTGAACCTTGCAGAGCTAATCACAACCGACGAACTTACGTTAACGATTCTTGGCCATGGCGATGCAATACCAGCGATCTTTGAAATACGTTGCTACTGA
- a CDS encoding DUF4136 domain-containing protein, which translates to MKPLRTSAMLLFALTSTIAISAQKTSVDYDHSANFSGYHTYSWGQVKTVDSIWADRIKTSVDQQLQAKGWTKVADGGDIAVAALGQVRNQQEEQTFYSGGGWRWGSGIATTSTYNTRQGTLVVAMFDTKTKKLIWRGVSDGDLSGKPEKNIDKMNKSVAKFFKTFPPAK; encoded by the coding sequence ATGAAACCCCTGCGCACATCTGCCATGCTGCTTTTCGCCCTCACATCCACTATTGCGATTTCTGCTCAGAAAACCAGCGTGGACTACGACCACTCAGCAAACTTCAGTGGCTACCACACCTATAGCTGGGGACAGGTCAAAACGGTTGACTCTATCTGGGCCGATCGGATCAAGACCTCCGTCGATCAACAGCTCCAGGCAAAGGGGTGGACAAAGGTTGCTGACGGTGGCGACATTGCCGTTGCAGCACTAGGCCAGGTGCGCAATCAACAGGAAGAGCAGACGTTTTATTCTGGCGGCGGATGGCGTTGGGGCTCGGGCATTGCCACTACATCCACCTACAACACTCGGCAAGGTACGCTTGTTGTCGCAATGTTTGATACGAAGACGAAGAAACTCATCTGGCGCGGTGTAAGCGACGGAGATCTTTCAGGAAAACCCGAGAAAAACATCGACAAGATGAATAAATCAGTGGCGAAGTTCTTCAAGACGTTTCCACCAGCTAAGTAG
- a CDS encoding BamA/TamA family outer membrane protein, with the protein MTGIRCGLILAVVLLSRLLSAQKATPANSPRSESDSAPILFGTNVDVDQGGKSKGTNLGLGAYESKKKDQKKKKHRGEFAIAPIPMVNPSIGNGGGLGIIYAVRLDGGPESEPSALGAAGFITAKGSWSAGLGGQIHLRDEKYRITVAVGGGKFNYNYFGVGTGSGGKSIPLSQTSKAFLIEPKIRVYRDWYLGPRYHIIGSTAGLNSTTLDPSKLLIPLPSTVDLRTAALGIRLQRDTSDSSFYPTSGSLFDALADFYAPQFGGKRTYQNLTLTYNKYLPLGKKNILAIHASSCMVTDGAPFYDVCELGLSKDLRGYQVGQFRDDRMLVGQMEFRRELFWRIGATAFAGAGAVAHDWGGFSNSQAEPGGGLGLRFILAKRNHINLRMDYAWGDSSHAAYVSLGEAF; encoded by the coding sequence ATGACAGGAATTCGTTGCGGCCTGATCCTGGCAGTGGTTCTACTTTCGCGCTTGTTGAGTGCCCAGAAAGCCACGCCTGCAAACTCTCCGCGATCCGAGAGTGATAGTGCCCCGATTCTGTTTGGAACGAATGTGGATGTCGATCAGGGTGGCAAGAGCAAAGGGACGAATCTCGGGTTGGGTGCCTACGAATCCAAGAAGAAGGATCAGAAGAAGAAAAAGCATCGCGGTGAATTCGCGATTGCCCCAATTCCTATGGTGAACCCTTCTATTGGGAACGGCGGCGGACTGGGGATCATCTACGCGGTCCGTCTTGATGGAGGCCCGGAGTCAGAACCGTCTGCATTAGGTGCGGCTGGTTTCATTACTGCAAAGGGAAGTTGGTCAGCAGGCTTGGGTGGGCAGATTCACCTGCGCGACGAGAAATACCGAATCACGGTTGCTGTCGGTGGTGGCAAATTTAACTATAACTACTTTGGCGTCGGGACTGGCAGCGGGGGTAAAAGCATTCCGCTCTCCCAGACCTCAAAGGCTTTCCTCATAGAACCGAAGATTCGTGTCTATCGTGATTGGTATCTGGGACCGCGTTATCACATCATCGGCAGTACCGCCGGCTTGAACTCGACTACTCTGGATCCCAGCAAGCTTCTCATACCGCTGCCGTCCACGGTAGATCTTCGTACGGCGGCGTTGGGAATCCGGCTGCAGCGAGACACCAGTGATAGCTCATTTTATCCCACCAGCGGATCGCTCTTCGATGCACTTGCAGATTTCTATGCACCGCAATTTGGCGGCAAGCGAACCTATCAGAATCTGACGCTCACGTATAACAAGTATCTTCCGCTGGGTAAGAAGAACATCCTCGCAATTCATGCCTCCTCCTGCATGGTGACGGATGGCGCACCTTTCTATGACGTATGTGAACTCGGCTTGTCCAAAGACCTTCGCGGCTACCAGGTGGGACAGTTTCGTGATGATCGCATGCTGGTCGGGCAGATGGAATTCCGCAGGGAGTTGTTCTGGAGAATTGGCGCCACAGCGTTTGCGGGAGCAGGAGCGGTCGCACATGACTGGGGCGGGTTCAGCAATTCACAAGCAGAACCGGGCGGAGGGCTGGGCCTTCGGTTCATTCTCGCCAAGCGGAATCACATCAACCTCCGCATGGATTACGCATGGGGTGACAGCAGTCACGCCGCCTATGTCAGTCTGGGCGAAGCGTTTTGA